The segment AGCGTGTTAGTGAAAGAGAGGGTGTAAATTCTACCCATGCGGCAACTCATGCGCGGGCAGTATTTACGGTGCTGCAAGAAGCTGCGACACCTGGTGAATTAGAAGATATCCGCGCTAATTTTTTCGATAATTACCAGGAGCTATTCAGAGTAATTCAGGGAATAAAAAGTTTTAATTGAAAATTAGTAAAAATTAGAACTTTTGGTTGTTTTATTTCTGGAGTAGCCCAAAATTTTTCAAGATAACTTAAGATATTGGAGGAAAAACATGACAGTTAGCAATAATAACACCAGTAAGAAAAAAGTAGCTATCCTCATCGAGAACGGTGTGGAAGATTTTGAATTTCAAGTGCCTTACAAAGCGCTACAAATGGCGGGAATGGAAGTGGTTGTACTCGGTTCTCGGATGAACGAGAACTATATTGGTAAACAAGGCAAATTGTCAATGAAACCGGATGGCACGACAACAGAAGCGATCGCGCTTGATTTCGATGCTGTGATTATCCCCGGTGGCATGGCTCCCGACACAATGCGGACAAACCCGAATACAGTCCGCTTCGTACAAGACGCAATGGAAGCAGGAAAACTGGTGGCCGCTGTTTGTCACGGGCCGCAAGTTTTAATTGAAGGCGACTTGCTGAAAGGTAAACAAGCTACTGGCTTCTTTTCCATCCGCAAAGACATGATGAATGCGGGTGCAAATTATGTAGATGAACCAGTGGTAATTGATGGCAACTTGATTACTTCTCGTCAACCGGGAGATTTGCCAATTTTCACCACAGCAATTCTCAGCCGTCTTGGTTACGGTGGCAAAGAAGCGGCTTTACCAAATGAGAACGATATAACTGCGGAATGGTGGAAACTAGCCGATTCTTGGGGTGGCTCTACCAAGGGCGATATTGTTAAAGGGTTGAATACAGCTCTGACGGGTGAGCGTTATTCGCAAGAAACATTTGAGCAGTATGCGGAAAAAACTTCAGATCCGGAGTTGCGATCGCTTCTGCAAGACATGATTCAAAATAAGCAGGGTCACATCCAGATGCTGGAATCTCGCATCAAAGAACTGGGTGAAAACCTCTCGATCCCGGCGCAAGCTGCTGATAAATATGCCAAATTGAAAACTGCCCTCCAAGGTAGTGATGATACCGATTTGTTGCGTCGGACAATGGGCGATCTCCAAACTGGTGTTGTGGATGTCAATAACCTGCGGGTGAAATTTACCGATCCAGTTACAACTGCAATTTTGACGCAGATTGAAGTGGAACTTTCAAAGTATGAGCAGTGTTTAGCATCCCTCTACAAAGCACGCATGGCAAGTGGAGAAGTTATGCCTGCTAAGCCGACAAGCGCTCCTGCTGTGAAGATGTAAAGTTGGAGTTTGTAGGGTGGATAATACCTACCCTACAACCCTAATTTTTAGTGTTTTACCCCTTTTTTAGGGGATGCTTGAGGGGATCTTTTCCAGGTATTTAGCGTTGTTATCCCCCAACCCCTTTTTAAGGGGATGCTCAGAAAAAGCGAGGTTTTAAGGTGAGTAGAAGGTTAGAAGGTAAAGTTGCCATTATCACGGGCGCAGGTGCGGGAATAGGAGAAGCGATCGCGCACAAATTTGCCAAACTTGGTGCCACAGTTGTTGTTAATGGACTCCCCGACGACCCCATCAATGAGGTGACAGAAGCGATTAAGCACTATGGTGGAAAAGCGATCGCTTACGCGGGTGATATTTCTGAAGAAACCCATGCCCAAGCTTGTGTAAAAACAGCAATTGATCATTTTGGGCGATTGGATATTTTAGTAAATAATGCAGGTGTTTTTCTCGCGACTGCGGAAACTCAGGATTATCCAATCGATATTTTTGATAAAACCATACGGATGAATATCCGTTCCGCGTTTTTGATGACAAAGTATGCTCTACCGCACTTACAAAAAACGCACGGTAACATCGTCTCCGCTGGTTCTGAGGCTGGTTTCAATGGAATAGCAAGAAATTCCCCATATGGCGGTACAAAAGGCTGGATGCACTCATTTATGAAAGGCGTTGCTGTTGAGCAAGCCAAGTATGGTGTCCGCGCTAATTGTGTTTGTCCCGGTGCAATTGATACTGCTTGGACGCACAAAGAAACGGGGCCAATGGATGCAAAAATGGAAAAAATGTTGATTAATGCAACTCCGATGGCTCGACGCGGTACAGCGGAAGAAATGGCAAATGTTTATGCTTTTATTGCCTCGGATGAAGCAAGTTATGTTACGGGTGCTTTGTGGTTAGCTGATGGCGGTGTCACAGTCGCCAAAGGAAGTGTAGGCGAAGAAACTCCAGAGGAATTGCGTGCTGAACCGCAAGGAGAACTCCGTCTAGATCATTCCAGGGAAGGGCTAGAAAATAAAGAAGTTCAAACTGTTAGTTAGGGGTTGGGGGCTGGGGACTAGGTACTGGGAAAGATTATTTCCAATCCCCAATCCCCAATTCCCACTTTTCTATTACCAATTGAGGAAATTAAGAAATGGCATCAAGTCAAGATATCGTACCCAGTAATCAGCCGGAAGGTAGTAGCAGTAGCAATGTGTCAGATGTTGAACGTTGGGGTTCGCTAATTAGCGGCGGCGCAATGGTGCTAATGGGTTTAAGACAACGTTCTCTGAGGGGAGCCTTGATGGCGATCGCAGGCGGAAGTTTAGTTTATCACGGCGCAAAAGCAGATAAAAGCATTCAAGACACCATACAGGAAAAAGCGGCCATGAGTGACAGCATTAAAGTTGAAAAAACTGTAACGATAAACAAACCAGCAGACGAACTTTATCGCTTTTGGCATAACTTTGAGAACCTGCCCAACTTTATGAAGCATCTCAAGTCTGTGACAGTTTACAATGAGACGCGATCGCACTGGATAGCTAATGCACCCTTGGGCGCAAGTGTGGAGTGGGATGCAGACATAATTAACCAGAAAGAAAACGAGTTTATTGCGTGGGCTTCTGCTGAAGACGCAGATATTGATAACTCTGGTTTTGTTCGGTTTACGCCTGCACCAAACAATCGCGGTACAGAAGTAAAAGTCGTCATTGAGTATAACCCGCCCGGTGGTGCAGTTGGGGCAGCGATCGCTAAACTTTTCGGTGAAGCACCACAACAGCAAATCGGAGACGATCTCCGCCGCTTTAAAATGCTCATGGAAGCTGGCGAAATTGCCACCACAGAAGGTCAACCTTCCGGAAGAAGTTAAGAATTTTATCCTATGGGATTCTTAAAAAAGGGCAGCTGAATTGTTGCCTTCAAACTTTAAAACTCGTAATGGAGAAACCAAATGAATCAAACAATTAAGCGACTACAGAATATTGGCTTACGCCTGGTTACAGTTTTTCTGGCAGCGATCGCATTTTTAGTCATTCCGGCTTTTAGCAACAGCGTGTCGGTGCAAGCGCAAGCAGCAGAAACCCGCTTTGATCCCGCTGATCCTTACGCAATCGACAGCGAGACGATTGAGAAAGTCAAAGACATGGCTGAAGACCATGTAGGCGACAGAGGAAGTATTGGCAATACTGGCTTGAAGAACATCAAAAAGCTAGGAGAAAATATTTCCGAAACAACTGACGTTATCCGCAGCCAAAGGTTTGATAACGATCGAGGCGCTGATATGGGCGATCCTCGTGTTGTTCAAGACAAAAATTATGAGGGAATATCCGTAACTAAAGACCGCGCACCCAGGTAATTTGACTTCTACAACACTGGTTGTGAAATTAACTGAGAACTGACCTAATACACTTCATTTAGGGCTAAAAAGCTAAAGCCATTGTAGGTTGGGTCTTTGGAGTAAACCTCAATCGTGAGCAGCATTTGTTGAGGTTCCCATATTCAACCCAACCTACAATTATCCCTTAATTGAACGGTATTCAGAGCTAACAGAAGACGCTTCGGTTAGACAATCAGAAGAAAGAAACCGGATTTCAAGGTGATAAATGGGCAACTGAGTTATCAGGAAAACTAAGAAACCGGATTTCTTCCTTAAAAGTGCTGAGTGTTTCGGCTAAGGGTGCTGAGTAGTTAGAAGCAGATCGAAACGTTTGCACAATCCAAAATCTCAAATCCGAAT is part of the Funiculus sociatus GB2-C1 genome and harbors:
- a CDS encoding DUF2267 domain-containing protein; translated protein: MNYNQFIKQVQSVAQLNHCQEAERTTCATLEFYQRVSEREGVNSTHAATHARAVFTVLQEAATPGELEDIRANFFDNYQELFRVIQGIKSFN
- a CDS encoding DJ-1/PfpI/YhbO family deglycase/protease, which codes for MTVSNNNTSKKKVAILIENGVEDFEFQVPYKALQMAGMEVVVLGSRMNENYIGKQGKLSMKPDGTTTEAIALDFDAVIIPGGMAPDTMRTNPNTVRFVQDAMEAGKLVAAVCHGPQVLIEGDLLKGKQATGFFSIRKDMMNAGANYVDEPVVIDGNLITSRQPGDLPIFTTAILSRLGYGGKEAALPNENDITAEWWKLADSWGGSTKGDIVKGLNTALTGERYSQETFEQYAEKTSDPELRSLLQDMIQNKQGHIQMLESRIKELGENLSIPAQAADKYAKLKTALQGSDDTDLLRRTMGDLQTGVVDVNNLRVKFTDPVTTAILTQIEVELSKYEQCLASLYKARMASGEVMPAKPTSAPAVKM
- a CDS encoding SDR family NAD(P)-dependent oxidoreductase, which produces MSRRLEGKVAIITGAGAGIGEAIAHKFAKLGATVVVNGLPDDPINEVTEAIKHYGGKAIAYAGDISEETHAQACVKTAIDHFGRLDILVNNAGVFLATAETQDYPIDIFDKTIRMNIRSAFLMTKYALPHLQKTHGNIVSAGSEAGFNGIARNSPYGGTKGWMHSFMKGVAVEQAKYGVRANCVCPGAIDTAWTHKETGPMDAKMEKMLINATPMARRGTAEEMANVYAFIASDEASYVTGALWLADGGVTVAKGSVGEETPEELRAEPQGELRLDHSREGLENKEVQTVS
- a CDS encoding SRPBCC family protein, with translation MASSQDIVPSNQPEGSSSSNVSDVERWGSLISGGAMVLMGLRQRSLRGALMAIAGGSLVYHGAKADKSIQDTIQEKAAMSDSIKVEKTVTINKPADELYRFWHNFENLPNFMKHLKSVTVYNETRSHWIANAPLGASVEWDADIINQKENEFIAWASAEDADIDNSGFVRFTPAPNNRGTEVKVVIEYNPPGGAVGAAIAKLFGEAPQQQIGDDLRRFKMLMEAGEIATTEGQPSGRS